Proteins found in one Ovis canadensis isolate MfBH-ARS-UI-01 breed Bighorn chromosome 20, ARS-UI_OviCan_v2, whole genome shotgun sequence genomic segment:
- the SMIM40 gene encoding small integral membrane protein 40, translating to MAEEEGDVDAEDVFLAFARHPTPPRGPLRRAMDKAFFIFLVLIVTLLMLEAVCKLLWLLPWAKFEDWLLRTPEKEEELEL from the coding sequence ATGGCCGAGGAGGAGGGCGATGTGGACGCGGAGGATGTGTTCCTGGCATTTGCCCGACATCCCACTCCTCCCAGGGGTCCCCTGCGGCGGGCCATGGACAAAGCCTTCTTTATCTTCCTGGTCCTCATCGTGACACTACTGATGCTGGAGGCTGTTTGTAAGCTGCTATGGCTGCTTCCTTGGGCGAAGTTTGAGGACTGGCTCCTGAGAACGcctgagaaggaggaggagctggaatTGTGA